ACAGAGCATTTTGGTTTGTCGCTTGAGCTTGGCGCGTTCTTAGCTGGTATGTTGATTTCAGAAACACCTTATCGTCATCAGGTTGAAGAAGATGTCAAACCTTTCCGAGATGTCTTGCTCGGCCTCTTCTTTATTACGATCGGCATGTTGTTAGATTTCAATGTGATTCGAGAGCAGTGGCTACTAGTTTTGCTTTTACTGATTGGCCCTCTTATCTTTAAATTTGGACTCATCGCTTTGTTATCAAAAGCCTTTGGCTCAAGTCCGGGTATTTCAATCAGAACAGGCTTGTGCTTAGCTCAAGCAGGTGAATTCGGATTTATGTTGCTCAATCAAATTGATGGTTTGGATTTAATTGACCCTACTTTAAGTCAAGCAGTCTTAGCGGCAATGTTGATATCGATGTTTTGCGCACCATTTTTAATTGAATATAGCGATCGCATCGCAATGCGATTTTCTAGTAACGAATGGCTATTGCAATCACTTGCTTTGACTCGCGTTGCCGCCAAGAGTGTGCGCAATGAAAACCATGTGGTCATTTGTGGGTTTGGACGGTCAGGTCAAAGTTTGGCGCGTATGCTAGACCAAGAAAAGATCCCCTATATCGCATTAGATTTGGATCCTGATCGCGTTAAAGAGGCTGCAGCTGCTGGTGATAATGTGGTTTATGGTGATGCCAGCCGGGAAAACTATTTAGTTGCTACGGGGCTTTCTAGAGCAAAAGCTGTAGTGATTACCTACGCTGATAGCGCTGCAAGTTTACGAGTGCTTCGTCAGGTTGAGCATCTACGTCCAGGCATGACAGTGTTGGTGCGCACCAGGGATGATGCAGATATTGCTAAGTTACAAGCGGCTGGTGCAACTGAGGTTGTCCCTGAATTGATTGAAGGTAGCCTAATGATTGCTTCACACGTCTTGTTGATTATGGGCGTGCCTATGCACAAAGTAGTGCGACGTATAACTACTGTACGGGAAGAGCGTTATAGCTTGTTGAGAGGCTACTTCCGAGGATCTGCAGATGATGACTTTGGTTCAAATGAATCTTGGCGCTTGCATGCAATAACACTCTTGCCACAGTCACGTGCTGTCGGAAAAACATTGGGTGATTTGGATCTTGAATCAGATGGCGTTAGTGTTCAGGCAGTGCGTCGCAAGAGTAGAAACGCTGACTATGTAAAGTTAGAGCCAACCCCTGATTTATGTCTAGAAGCTAATGACATATTGGTGGTGTCGGGTAATTCAGAGGCCACCGATTTAGCGGAAGCCAAATTACTCCGAGACTGATGCTCCTAGCAAATACTGAATGCTAGGAGTGTCTTTTTTGCTTACTACTACTTTTTCTTTTTGCTCGATGTTGGTGATTTACGGGTCAATAAAGGCGCTAGGTAGTGACCAGTAAAACTCACTTCATTTTGAGCAACCTCTTCGGGGGTGCCGGTAGCAATAATCTGCCCCCCACCTGCGCCACCCTTAGGCCCAAGGTCAATGATCCAGTCGGCCGTCTTAATGACATCCAGATTATGTTCGATGATAACTATCGTATTGCCTTGTTTCTTGAGTGTTTGAATAACAGTTAGCAATAGTTGAATGTCATGAAAATGTAGTCCTGTAGTTGGCTCATCTAAGATGTACAAAGTTCTACCAGTGTCACGCTTGGATAACTCAAGAGAAAGCTTCACGCGTTGAGCCTCACCACCAGAGAGGGTTGTTGCGCTCTGGCCAAGCTTCACATAACCAAGACCAACATCTAATAGTGTTTTGAGTTTGCGCTTCACTACAGGAACTGCCTCGAAGAATTCATGAGCTTGCTCAATGGTCATCGAGAGCACTTCATGAATATTTTTGCCTTTGTAGCGAATATCTAAAGTTTCGCGGTTGTAACGTTTGCCATGGCAAACGTTACAGGGAACACATACATCAGGTAGGAAGTGCATTTCCACTTTAAGAACGCCATCGCCTTCACAGGAATCACAGCGACCGCCTTTGACATTAAAGGAAAAACGACCCGCTTCATAGCCACGCTCACGTGATGCTGGCACGCCGGCAAAGAGTTCTCTGATCGGAGTAAATAGCCCAGCGTAGGTGGCTGGGTTGGAGCGAGGCGTTCTGCCAATCGGGGATTGGTCGACGCTAATGACTTTATCGAAATGCTCTAAACCTTTCATTGCATCATGCGCTGCAGGCTCTGCATTCGATCCATAGAGGTGTTGTGCAACCGCGTGATGGAGGGTGTCATTAATCAAGGTGGATTTACCAGAGCCAGAAACTCCGGTAACACAGGTCAGCAATCCAACGGGAATCTTTGCATGCACTGATTGCAAATTATTACCACGGGCCCCAATGATTTCTAGGAAGCGATCGTTAACGGGAATACGTTTTTCTGGAACCTCGATGGCTTCACGACCTGCGAGGTAAGCACCAGTTAAGGACTTCGGATTGGCTTCAACTTCTGCTGGTGTACCTTCAGCAACGATCTCGCCACCATGAACGCCTGCGCCTGGACCGATATCGATTACCCAGTCAGAGGCACGAATCATGTCTTCATCATGTTCAACGACTAAAACGCTATTGCCTAAATCACGTAAGTGTTTTAAGGTCCCTATAAGACGATCATTGTCGCGTTGATGCAGGCCAATAGATGGTTCATCCAATACATACATCACCCCAGTTAAGCCTGATCCTATTTGGCTCGCCAAGCGAATACGTTGAGCTTCGCCACCGGATAAAGTATCCGCGCTACGCTCGAGTGAGAGGTAGTCTAGGCCAACGTCATTTAAGAAGCGCAGACGTGCACTAATCTCTTTGACAATCTTGTCGGCGATTTCTCGCTTAGCGCCTTTAAGTTCAAGAGATTCGAAATATTCTTTTGCTTCTTTAAGAGGTAGTGCGCTGATCTCGTAAATTGCACGAGACTGTTTCTTTTCACCAACTTTCACAAATCGTGCTTCTTTACGCAAACGGCTACCATTACATTCTGGGCAGGTTTGTACATTTTGATACCGAGATAATTCTTCTCGCACAGTTACTGAGTCTGTTTCCCGATAGCGTCTTTCGAAATTTGCAACAATGCCTTCAAACGCGTGTTCACGAATGCTATTCTTGCCACGCTCATTGATGCACTCGAAAGGAATGGTGACATCACCAGAGCCCAAGAGAATGAGATCTTGTTGTTTCTTGTTCAGTGTTTCAAATGGCTTCTCTACGTCAAAGCCGCCGTGCTTAGCAAGGGTTTGAAGGAGTTTGAAGTAAAACTGATTACGACGATCCCAGCCTTTAATAGCGCCAGAAGCGAGTGATAAATCTGGGTGGGCAACGATACGCTTTGGGTCAAAGAAAGACTGGTGACCTAGGCCGTCACAAGAAGGGCAGGCACCCATTGGGTTATTAAATGAAAAGAGACGTGGCTCTAGTTCTTGTAGTGAGTATGAGCAAACTGGGCAGGCAAATTTGCTAGAGAAGATCATCTCTTTACCGGTATCCATATCAACGATCATGGCCTTACCATCCGCCAAGCGTAAGGCTGTCTCAAAGGATTCGGCAAGACGCTGCTGAATGTCAAGGCGTACTTTGATGCGGTCAACTACCACTTCAATGGAATGTTTGTCATTTTTCTTGAGAGTTGGTAGTTGACCTACTTCAAAGATTTCTGCTTTAGCAACGTTGGCTGTGCCGCCACCAGAGCGCACACGAAAGCGAACAAAGCCTTGAGCCTGCAGATCTTGAAAAAGATCCACGAACTCACCCTTACGCTCGCTGACTACGGGGGCCAAAATCATGAGCTTGGTATCTTCTGGCATCGACAACACGGTATCGACCATTTGAGACACGCTTTGCGCCTCTAGTGGTAAATCGTGGTCAGGACAATGCGGTGTTCCTGCTCGCGCAAATAACAAGCGTAAGTAGTCATGAATTTCAGTAACGGTACCGACTGTTGATCTTGGGTTATGACTAGTGGCCTTCTGTTCGATTGAGACCGCTGGTGAGAGGCCCTCAATCGTGTCGACGTCAGGTTTTTCCAGGAGTTGCAGAAACTGTCGGGCATAAGCTGACAGGGATTCAACGTAGCGACGTTGACCTTCGGCATAAAGGGTGTCAAAAGCAAGCGAGCTTTTGCCGGAACCTGATAAGCCAGTAAGAACAATTAGTTTCTCTCTAGGAATGTCTAGATTGATGTTTTTGAGGTTGTGGGTGCGGGCACCACGGATCTTAATTTCGTTATTCATGATTTTTTAGCGTAACTTGTTAATATAGCTCTTTCCCATGAATTCTTCTGAACTTCGCTCTACTCTGGCCTTAGCAGGCATATTTGGCCTCCGTATGCTGGGCCTATTTCTGCTGCTACCTATCTTTAGCATTCATGCTCGAGGCTTGCCAGGTGGTGAGCACGCGCTTTGGGTCGGTTTGACCCTCGGAATCTTCAATATTGTTCAGGCCTGCTTTTATATCCCTCTCGGTCGCCTATCGGATCGTATTGGGCGTAAACCAGTCGTTTTGTGGTGTTTGTCCTTATTTGTGGCCGGTGCTCTGATTTGTGCCGCCAAGGATGATTTGCTCTGGATCGCTATTGGTCGCGGAATTATGGGCGCCGGTGCAGTTTCTGCTGCTATCTCGGCATGGGTGGCTGATTTAACGCGTGAGCAAGTTCGCACCCGTGCCATGGCATTGGTTGGTGGCAGTATTGCTCTATCCTTTGCCCTGTCATTAGTAATCGCTGCACCGATTTATCGAGCAATTAGCCTGAGCGGAATTTTTATTGTTCTGGCGTTATTGGGCGTGATAGCAATGTTTGTTACTTACTATGTATTGCCCATGAACAAACCAGAAGCAAGAGTGCAGCAAGCCTCTTTAAAAGAAGTTTTCTTTCGCCCGGAGTTGATGCGTTTAAATCTCGGTGTATTTGTATTGCATGCAACACAAGTAGCGATGTTCTTAGTGGTACCACGTTTGCTTGTGCAGGCAGGATTACCTCTTTCTTCGCACTGGGAAATTTATCTTCCAGTAGTGCTTCTTTCTTTTTTCTTTATGGCGCCGATTTTGATTTATGGTGAAAAAAAGCAACAGCTTCGCAATATTTTCTTATTTGCAATTGTTTTGCTGTTGATCGCTGAAATTCTCTTTACAAACACGACATCTATTGC
The nucleotide sequence above comes from Polynucleobacter necessarius. Encoded proteins:
- a CDS encoding monovalent cation:proton antiporter family protein codes for the protein MPSVLQLTLILLASGVAGVVIFRYFGLPPILGYLAIGVLIGPHAFGLANDSATVKYLAEFGVVFLMFSIGLEFNLHKLRAMRTIVFDLGGSQVILTMLLAIPASLSMNWIYPISWHAAIALGGALAMSSTAIVTKLISDRAELETEHGRNVVGILLFQDLAVVFLLILLPSLGKNPSDLFVALTAASIKITIALVLIFFIGQSLMSHWFRLVAKLRSQELFMLNLLLIVLGMAGLTEHFGLSLELGAFLAGMLISETPYRHQVEEDVKPFRDVLLGLFFITIGMLLDFNVIREQWLLVLLLLIGPLIFKFGLIALLSKAFGSSPGISIRTGLCLAQAGEFGFMLLNQIDGLDLIDPTLSQAVLAAMLISMFCAPFLIEYSDRIAMRFSSNEWLLQSLALTRVAAKSVRNENHVVICGFGRSGQSLARMLDQEKIPYIALDLDPDRVKEAAAAGDNVVYGDASRENYLVATGLSRAKAVVITYADSAASLRVLRQVEHLRPGMTVLVRTRDDADIAKLQAAGATEVVPELIEGSLMIASHVLLIMGVPMHKVVRRITTVREERYSLLRGYFRGSADDDFGSNESWRLHAITLLPQSRAVGKTLGDLDLESDGVSVQAVRRKSRNADYVKLEPTPDLCLEANDILVVSGNSEATDLAEAKLLRD
- the uvrA gene encoding excinuclease ABC subunit UvrA, yielding MNNEIKIRGARTHNLKNINLDIPREKLIVLTGLSGSGKSSLAFDTLYAEGQRRYVESLSAYARQFLQLLEKPDVDTIEGLSPAVSIEQKATSHNPRSTVGTVTEIHDYLRLLFARAGTPHCPDHDLPLEAQSVSQMVDTVLSMPEDTKLMILAPVVSERKGEFVDLFQDLQAQGFVRFRVRSGGGTANVAKAEIFEVGQLPTLKKNDKHSIEVVVDRIKVRLDIQQRLAESFETALRLADGKAMIVDMDTGKEMIFSSKFACPVCSYSLQELEPRLFSFNNPMGACPSCDGLGHQSFFDPKRIVAHPDLSLASGAIKGWDRRNQFYFKLLQTLAKHGGFDVEKPFETLNKKQQDLILLGSGDVTIPFECINERGKNSIREHAFEGIVANFERRYRETDSVTVREELSRYQNVQTCPECNGSRLRKEARFVKVGEKKQSRAIYEISALPLKEAKEYFESLELKGAKREIADKIVKEISARLRFLNDVGLDYLSLERSADTLSGGEAQRIRLASQIGSGLTGVMYVLDEPSIGLHQRDNDRLIGTLKHLRDLGNSVLVVEHDEDMIRASDWVIDIGPGAGVHGGEIVAEGTPAEVEANPKSLTGAYLAGREAIEVPEKRIPVNDRFLEIIGARGNNLQSVHAKIPVGLLTCVTGVSGSGKSTLINDTLHHAVAQHLYGSNAEPAAHDAMKGLEHFDKVISVDQSPIGRTPRSNPATYAGLFTPIRELFAGVPASRERGYEAGRFSFNVKGGRCDSCEGDGVLKVEMHFLPDVCVPCNVCHGKRYNRETLDIRYKGKNIHEVLSMTIEQAHEFFEAVPVVKRKLKTLLDVGLGYVKLGQSATTLSGGEAQRVKLSLELSKRDTGRTLYILDEPTTGLHFHDIQLLLTVIQTLKKQGNTIVIIEHNLDVIKTADWIIDLGPKGGAGGGQIIATGTPEEVAQNEVSFTGHYLAPLLTRKSPTSSKKKK
- a CDS encoding MFS transporter, which gives rise to MNSSELRSTLALAGIFGLRMLGLFLLLPIFSIHARGLPGGEHALWVGLTLGIFNIVQACFYIPLGRLSDRIGRKPVVLWCLSLFVAGALICAAKDDLLWIAIGRGIMGAGAVSAAISAWVADLTREQVRTRAMALVGGSIALSFALSLVIAAPIYRAISLSGIFIVLALLGVIAMFVTYYVLPMNKPEARVQQASLKEVFFRPELMRLNLGVFVLHATQVAMFLVVPRLLVQAGLPLSSHWEIYLPVVLLSFFFMAPILIYGEKKQQLRNIFLFAIVLLLIAEILFTNTTSIASIAIALLVYFVGFNLLEALQPSLVSRFAKESKGTALGVYNTTQSIGLFTGAVIGGYLMDSHGDLSVFAMGAALLICWLITAWSMGEMPTRAAEPRDVATKT